Proteins encoded in a region of the bacterium genome:
- a CDS encoding class I SAM-dependent methyltransferase — translation MKNTQVSRSERSSESIVLTARMEDFDSFWEGPADIEKGYTTLFEFYRRNYLPYVPVDRDSDVLVVSCGPGYFVDMLLRHDYTSVQGIDSDPEKIEHARKRDLACQVDTAFEFLQQNVEAFDCIVCEQELNHLTKDEQLVFVDLCRQSLRPGGSLIVHGLNGANPITGPEALAQNFDHYNTFTEYTLNQLLEYSGFERIRVFPLNLYVFYKNPANWLAWGAAAFLNLIFRAAFILYGKSNKIFTKKVAAVCTRPRDDDRE, via the coding sequence GTGAAGAATACACAGGTCTCGAGAAGCGAGCGAAGCAGCGAGTCGATCGTGCTGACGGCGCGCATGGAGGATTTCGATTCCTTCTGGGAGGGACCCGCCGATATCGAGAAGGGCTATACGACGCTCTTCGAGTTCTATCGACGAAACTATCTGCCGTATGTGCCTGTGGATCGCGACTCGGACGTCCTCGTGGTGAGTTGCGGTCCGGGGTATTTCGTAGACATGCTCTTGCGTCACGACTACACCAGCGTTCAGGGGATCGACTCCGACCCAGAGAAGATCGAGCACGCGCGAAAGCGCGATCTGGCCTGCCAGGTGGACACGGCGTTCGAGTTCCTCCAGCAGAACGTGGAGGCTTTCGACTGCATCGTATGTGAGCAAGAGCTCAATCATCTGACCAAAGACGAGCAACTCGTCTTTGTCGATCTCTGTCGTCAGTCTCTGCGCCCGGGCGGGAGCTTGATCGTACACGGACTCAATGGCGCCAACCCGATCACGGGTCCGGAAGCGCTCGCACAGAACTTCGATCACTACAATACGTTCACCGAATACACGCTCAACCAGCTTCTGGAGTACTCGGGCTTCGAGCGCATTCGCGTGTTTCCTCTGAACCTGTACGTCTTCTACAAGAACCCGGCGAACTGGTTGGCCTGGGGGGCCGCGGCATTTCTCAACCTGATCTTCCGGGCGGCGTTCATCCTGTACGGGAAGTCCAACAAGATCTTCACCAAGAAAGTCGCAGCGGTCTGTACGCGACCCAGGGACGACGATCGCGAATGA
- a CDS encoding tetratricopeptide repeat protein: MVTDRPSRHVMVRWARIARLGTTLLILVALSPPVAANESSSYAAGVAYERGAHAFRLGELASALEFLERATELAPEDLRIVRLYSLALISSGQAQRASELLLATTRADADDDDLHFVRALAHYRAGELTTARAGFAQVLQAEPEHAQAQLFLGTTLQELGEDAEARIALRAAQKLDPNLAAAASYRLGLLELKAHPEKARGHFEIARDQSNGTPLSSSAQEFLRQLPDPLEPRSRMRAAASAGLEYDSNANIVGDDPLMNSERARDMRAFVRAGISTRLLETERFRLHAGLVGFMANHADQKNYDVQAGRGALFGSAALARRLNADLQVSLESAWQDTEHYHRRVFAKQALRFRENRSNETRIYLSFENRDEFYKAIDPRLDHDGKVRRLGIDHSLLLPDPNALGLPSWGPPLLTASYQKRREDTHGADYDSRSNIYRLSLRAPMPAQVRLETSAELEVRRFDNPTIIEPTAGPRHERVQRFNIGLSRPLNDRFTLLGRYHSTNWKSNVQGFAFKRQIFSMMVTYSFQ; encoded by the coding sequence ATGGTAACGGACCGCCCGTCGCGACACGTGATGGTGAGGTGGGCGCGTATTGCGCGGCTGGGAACGACCCTCCTGATTCTAGTTGCACTTTCCCCGCCGGTTGCTGCCAACGAGTCGAGTTCCTACGCCGCGGGTGTCGCCTACGAACGCGGCGCACACGCCTTTCGACTCGGAGAGCTAGCGTCCGCGTTGGAGTTCCTCGAGCGAGCCACCGAGCTCGCCCCAGAGGATCTGCGCATCGTGCGGCTCTACTCGCTGGCACTGATCTCATCCGGCCAGGCGCAAAGAGCCAGTGAGCTGCTTCTTGCCACTACCCGCGCTGACGCTGACGACGACGATCTGCACTTCGTCCGTGCACTCGCTCACTATCGCGCCGGCGAGCTGACCACGGCCCGAGCGGGTTTTGCGCAGGTGCTGCAGGCGGAGCCCGAGCATGCGCAGGCGCAACTCTTCCTGGGAACCACCTTGCAGGAACTCGGCGAGGACGCTGAAGCCAGAATCGCGTTGCGCGCAGCACAGAAACTCGATCCGAATCTCGCCGCGGCTGCCAGCTACCGTCTCGGCCTTCTCGAACTGAAAGCTCATCCGGAGAAGGCGCGAGGGCACTTCGAAATCGCGCGGGACCAGTCGAATGGAACACCTCTGAGCAGCTCGGCACAGGAATTTCTGAGGCAATTGCCCGATCCGCTGGAGCCCAGGAGCCGCATGCGCGCGGCCGCGTCGGCCGGTTTGGAGTACGACTCGAATGCGAACATCGTGGGCGACGATCCCCTGATGAACTCCGAACGCGCGCGCGACATGCGCGCTTTCGTCCGCGCGGGCATCAGCACGAGGCTGCTCGAAACGGAGCGATTTCGACTGCACGCGGGACTGGTGGGCTTCATGGCAAACCACGCCGATCAAAAGAACTACGACGTGCAGGCGGGTCGCGGCGCGCTTTTCGGATCCGCAGCCTTGGCCAGGCGTCTGAACGCCGATCTGCAGGTCTCACTCGAGTCCGCCTGGCAAGACACGGAGCACTACCACCGCCGTGTTTTCGCAAAACAGGCGCTGCGCTTCCGCGAAAATCGCTCCAACGAAACGCGCATCTACCTGTCTTTTGAAAACCGCGACGAGTTCTACAAGGCCATCGATCCGCGCCTGGATCACGACGGGAAAGTTCGCCGTCTGGGAATTGACCACAGTCTTCTGTTGCCGGATCCGAATGCACTTGGACTGCCATCGTGGGGTCCACCACTGCTCACTGCGTCGTATCAGAAACGCCGTGAAGACACCCATGGTGCGGACTATGACTCTCGCTCGAATATCTACCGTCTGAGCCTGCGCGCGCCGATGCCCGCGCAGGTCCGGCTCGAGACCAGTGCCGAACTCGAGGTGCGGCGCTTCGACAATCCGACAATCATCGAACCAACGGCCGGCCCGCGCCACGAGCGCGTGCAGCGCTTCAACATCGGGCTGAGCCGTCCTCTAAACGATCGCTTCACGCTCCTGGGCCGCTATCACAGCACGAACTGGAAGAGCAACGTTCAGGGATTCGCTTTCAAGCGCCAGATCTTCTCGATGATGGTCACCTACTCGTTCCAATGA
- a CDS encoding NAD(P)-dependent oxidoreductase: MILVTGATGFIGSRLVLDLREENLDVRAAGQSRNDVETGTGRALQEAGAELVIGSITEADEARQLVDGVDCVVHLAAAQHEANVPDQHFHDVNVTGTRNMLEASVASGVKRFVHGSTIGVYGWTEGRDVDEDSPLVPDNIYGVTKLEGETVAREYMDRLPIAIARIAEVYGPGDRRLLKLFKGVKKGLFLRIGSGKNTHHLVYIDDLIRGLRLAASHEAAVGACFVLAGPAPVASSDMIRSAAAAIGCRPPPWVLPMGPMMAAAWLTESILRPLGVQPPLHRRRLDFFRKSFSFRGDQALELLGFEPRVRLQEGMDATARWYEREGLLL; the protein is encoded by the coding sequence TTGATCCTGGTCACGGGGGCTACGGGTTTCATCGGGTCGCGTCTGGTCCTGGACTTGCGCGAAGAGAATCTCGATGTCCGCGCTGCCGGACAGTCACGCAACGATGTCGAAACCGGGACCGGCCGCGCACTACAGGAGGCGGGTGCCGAACTCGTGATCGGCTCGATTACCGAAGCGGATGAGGCCAGACAGCTGGTCGATGGAGTCGATTGCGTGGTCCATCTGGCTGCGGCGCAGCACGAAGCAAACGTACCGGATCAGCATTTTCACGACGTGAACGTGACAGGCACGCGCAATATGCTCGAAGCCAGTGTCGCATCTGGGGTGAAGCGTTTCGTTCACGGCAGCACGATCGGCGTGTACGGATGGACCGAAGGACGCGACGTCGATGAAGATTCACCTCTGGTCCCAGACAATATCTACGGTGTGACCAAGCTGGAAGGTGAGACTGTCGCGCGCGAGTACATGGATCGGCTACCGATCGCGATCGCACGCATCGCAGAAGTCTACGGCCCCGGCGATCGACGTTTGCTCAAGCTCTTCAAAGGCGTCAAGAAGGGTCTGTTCCTGCGCATTGGTAGCGGAAAGAACACTCATCATCTGGTGTACATCGACGATCTGATCCGGGGACTGCGCCTCGCGGCCAGCCACGAGGCGGCTGTGGGTGCCTGCTTCGTGCTCGCCGGACCGGCTCCGGTTGCGAGCAGCGACATGATCCGGTCTGCGGCAGCGGCGATCGGCTGTCGACCGCCGCCGTGGGTTCTGCCGATGGGGCCCATGATGGCGGCGGCGTGGTTGACCGAGAGCATTCTGCGACCGCTGGGCGTGCAACCACCGCTTCACCGGCGCAGGCTGGACTTTTTCCGCAAGAGCTTTTCGTTTCGAGGAGACCAGGCGCTCGAGTTGCTCGGCTTCGAACCTCGTGTGCGTCTCCAGGAAGGTATGGACGCAACCGCGCGATGGTACGAACGAGAGGGCCTCTTACTGTGA
- a CDS encoding glycerol-3-phosphate dehydrogenase/oxidase, with the protein MAERRLEGLVSETFDLVVVGGGIFGLFVAWDAVLRGLSVALLEKNDFGHAASANCFKVVHGGVRYMQHLDVVRVRESSRERSAWLRIAPHQVSPLPFLMPTYGFWTRGRPILATGMKLYDALTADRNRDLPDPARHIPATRVMSRNDALNAFPALDSRGLSGGVVFHDGQMRSPARLAICTLLAATAKGLQAANYAEVTGFLQSGNRIDGVVARDTLADQVFEVRAKVVVNATGGWADPLLRRTNGTELNPRPTYSRDAYFLVNRCLSDRYALAVPGSTRDPDAVLSRSTRHLFLVPWRGRTLVGVWHRVWTDDPDSTAVSDAELAEFIAEINAGYPELRLRPEDVISRYCGLVLFGDNREGATDLSYGKRSRLIDHAECDGLDGLITLLGVRYTTARLEAARTLDLVSRKLDRSLVAASTEHTPLYGGEIDDFQALRRDAQERFGSRIPAGSLEALLCNHGSAYERVLDRTETESNLPGSETLRAEVVHAVREEMAQRLSDVAFRRTDLATAGDPGAAALNMAAGLMAEELGWETGRLQKELEETRAELGLACAEETT; encoded by the coding sequence TTGGCGGAGCGAAGGCTGGAAGGACTCGTCTCAGAGACGTTCGACCTCGTGGTCGTCGGCGGCGGGATCTTTGGGCTCTTCGTGGCGTGGGATGCGGTGCTGCGCGGTCTATCGGTCGCTTTGCTCGAGAAGAACGATTTCGGCCACGCGGCTTCGGCGAACTGTTTCAAGGTGGTTCACGGCGGTGTCCGCTATATGCAGCACCTCGACGTGGTCCGCGTCCGGGAGTCGAGTCGGGAACGCAGCGCCTGGCTGCGCATCGCACCCCATCAGGTCTCGCCTCTTCCGTTCCTGATGCCGACCTACGGATTCTGGACACGGGGGCGCCCCATCCTGGCCACGGGAATGAAGCTCTACGACGCTCTCACGGCGGATCGCAATCGCGATCTTCCGGACCCTGCGCGGCATATTCCTGCCACACGGGTGATGTCGCGAAACGACGCGCTCAACGCATTCCCCGCGCTCGATTCCAGGGGCTTGAGCGGCGGCGTGGTCTTTCACGATGGACAGATGCGCAGTCCTGCTCGCCTGGCGATCTGTACTCTGCTCGCAGCCACCGCGAAGGGATTGCAGGCTGCCAACTATGCGGAGGTCACCGGATTCCTGCAGAGTGGCAATCGCATCGATGGAGTCGTGGCTCGCGATACGCTCGCGGACCAGGTTTTCGAGGTGCGCGCCAAGGTTGTGGTGAACGCGACGGGTGGCTGGGCGGATCCCCTTCTGCGTCGCACCAACGGCACTGAGTTGAACCCGCGCCCTACCTATTCGCGCGACGCGTATTTCCTGGTCAACAGGTGTCTATCGGATCGCTACGCGTTGGCTGTCCCCGGATCGACTCGCGATCCCGATGCGGTTCTGAGCCGGTCTACGCGCCATCTCTTCCTGGTGCCCTGGCGCGGGCGCACGCTCGTCGGTGTATGGCATCGCGTCTGGACGGACGATCCGGACAGTACGGCGGTCTCGGATGCCGAACTCGCCGAATTCATTGCCGAGATCAATGCCGGCTATCCTGAACTCCGACTTCGACCTGAAGACGTCATCTCTCGGTATTGCGGTCTCGTGCTCTTCGGTGACAACCGTGAAGGCGCCACGGACCTATCCTACGGCAAGCGCTCGCGTCTGATCGATCACGCGGAATGCGACGGACTGGACGGACTCATCACGCTCCTCGGCGTTCGGTACACCACTGCGCGTCTCGAAGCTGCCCGCACACTGGACCTGGTGAGTCGGAAGCTCGATCGCAGTCTGGTGGCGGCGTCCACCGAGCACACTCCCCTTTATGGCGGAGAGATCGATGATTTCCAGGCTCTGCGGCGCGATGCGCAGGAGCGCTTCGGATCGCGCATTCCCGCGGGGTCGCTCGAGGCGCTGCTCTGTAATCACGGTTCGGCCTATGAACGGGTGCTCGACCGGACCGAGACGGAATCGAACCTGCCCGGCTCTGAAACCCTGCGAGCTGAGGTTGTCCACGCCGTCCGCGAGGAGATGGCCCAGCGCCTCTCCGATGTGGCATTTCGCCGAACGGATCTCGCGACGGCCGGAGACCCGGGCGCCGCAGCTTTGAATATGGCTGCGGGTCTGATGGCCGAGGAACTCGGCTGGGAAACGGGACGGTTGCAGAAGGAACTCGAGGAGACGCGCGCGGAACTCGGACTGGCGTGTGCGGAGGAAACGACTTGA
- a CDS encoding SDR family oxidoreductase, producing MRRFENRVVLVTGAGSGIGEASALRMGSEGGKIACVDIDGNAAEATAKAVREAGGEANAWVCDISDQATVQKTVHEVAEHYGQLNALCNIAGILHADHTLELSMDVFDRVLAVNLRGTFMMCQTALPYLIETKGSIVNMASTAALGAHAWMAAYSASKGGILALTKALAVEFGRKGVNSNAICPASVETPMSKSVRLPEGFDPALLRKVLPFDDINRPPSDVASAVAFLASEDAVHINGDHIRTDGGVMT from the coding sequence ATGAGACGTTTCGAGAATCGAGTCGTGCTGGTGACCGGCGCAGGATCGGGCATCGGTGAGGCCTCGGCACTGCGCATGGGCTCGGAAGGCGGAAAGATCGCCTGTGTCGATATCGACGGAAATGCAGCCGAAGCAACCGCGAAGGCCGTGCGCGAGGCGGGCGGAGAGGCAAATGCCTGGGTCTGTGACATCTCGGACCAGGCCACCGTACAGAAAACCGTCCACGAGGTGGCCGAGCACTACGGCCAGTTGAACGCCTTGTGCAACATCGCGGGCATCCTGCACGCGGACCACACTCTGGAACTGTCGATGGACGTATTTGATCGCGTCCTGGCGGTAAACCTGCGCGGCACCTTCATGATGTGCCAGACCGCCCTTCCCTACCTGATTGAAACGAAGGGCTCAATCGTGAACATGGCATCGACGGCCGCGCTGGGCGCACACGCGTGGATGGCCGCGTATTCGGCATCGAAAGGCGGAATCCTCGCCTTGACGAAAGCACTGGCCGTCGAGTTCGGGCGCAAGGGCGTCAATAGCAACGCGATCTGTCCAGCCTCCGTCGAAACTCCCATGAGCAAGAGCGTGCGACTGCCTGAAGGATTCGACCCGGCGCTATTGCGCAAGGTCCTGCCTTTTGACGACATCAACCGGCCCCCTTCCGACGTGGCGAGTGCGGTGGCCTTCCTCGCATCGGAAGACGCAGTGCACATCAACGGCGATCACATCCGAACGGATGGCGGAGTCATGACATGA